The stretch of DNA CAATCGTACCCACGCGCCCACACCGACCACGGCGATGTCCATTTCGTTCCGCGGAATGAACCGCAGATAAGCTCCACCCGCGTGCTGAGGTTGCGGCGGCAATTCTAAGCTCACCAACAACTCGCCGCGTTCCAACCGATTGCGTCCCGGCGCCTTGCAAAACTCATGGACAGGAAGTGAGCGGGTTCCGCCCGGTCCGGCAATATGGCAAACGGCGCGATAGGCAATGAGCGCCGGGATGGAGTCGGCCGCCGGCGACGCGTTGCACAGGTTGCCGCCGATCGAAGCTCGGCTTTGGATTTGCCGGCCGCCAATGATGTGGGCTGCGTCGGCAAGGCCCGCGTAGTCGTCGCGGATCTCAGCGTGTTCGTATATTTTGTAGCACGGCACGGCCGCGCCCAATCGCAGGCCGCGCGCGCGATCGTATTCCAGCCGCATGAGTTCGGGGATTTTCTTTACGTCGACAACCAAGTCGGCCTCGCGCGTTCCCTCGCGAAGCTGCACAATCATGTCGGTGCCGCCGGCTAGCGCTCGCGCTCCTGCGCCGCTTGCCGCCAGCAAACTCACCGCTTCGTCGACGCTGCCCGCCGCCGCGTA from Pirellulales bacterium encodes:
- a CDS encoding xanthine dehydrogenase family protein subunit M; the protein is MKDFSYAAAGSVDEAVSLLAASGAGARALAGGTDMIVQLREGTREADLVVDVKKIPELMRLEYDRARGLRLGAAVPCYKIYEHAEIRDDYAGLADAAHIIGGRQIQSRASIGGNLCNASPAADSIPALIAYRAVCHIAGPGGTRSLPVHEFCKAPGRNRLERGELLVSLELPPQPQHAGGAYLRFIPRNEMDIAVVGVGAWVRLDGSGKQIEDARIALGAVAPTPLLAEQASRSLVGQAATTENFPRAGELAKTIASPISDRRGSAEYRDHLIGVLVERTLAIAVERARKS